Proteins encoded within one genomic window of Saccharopolyspora pogona:
- the mrf gene encoding ribosome hibernation factor-recruiting GTPase MRF — protein sequence MGTESSANRRIPLIMVAGIRAGQVAAAAETARREDPAGTALVHHDLRQVAQGVVRRLVRHGDSESTEILELAHGCVSCTLRLDMLPLLRRLSAAPDVTRIVVQLDPALEPETICWALQHVLVDDRPLAGDVDVQAVVTTVDLATWLADATGEEELVERGLGGSADDERTVAQVAVGQVEFADAIVLAGRADDRWNQVRTEAVIARLTPNAPGMHLDDLDVSALLAQVPADARRGEVDGPQGQLLRGQPSLETDAGVSVVLFEERRPFHPERLHHAIDVLLDGVVRTRGRVWVASQPDVALWLESAGGGLGVAHAGPWLTALEPDQWADVSPERQVRASLTWDDYYGDRMQELVVIVHEANPQDIAHALRHALLTDDELAEGERAWASYEDPFGEWHTDPCGDDPAETTADATGETGTR from the coding sequence ATGGGAACCGAGTCGTCCGCGAACCGGCGGATTCCGCTGATCATGGTGGCCGGGATCCGCGCGGGGCAGGTCGCGGCGGCAGCCGAAACGGCCCGGCGGGAAGATCCGGCGGGCACCGCGCTCGTGCACCACGACCTGCGCCAAGTCGCCCAGGGCGTCGTTCGGCGCCTGGTCCGTCACGGCGACAGCGAGAGCACCGAGATCCTGGAGCTCGCGCACGGCTGCGTGTCCTGCACGCTGCGCCTGGACATGCTGCCGTTGCTGCGGAGGCTGTCCGCCGCGCCCGATGTGACGCGGATCGTCGTGCAGCTCGATCCGGCGCTGGAGCCGGAAACCATCTGTTGGGCGCTGCAGCACGTCCTGGTGGACGACCGCCCCCTCGCCGGCGACGTCGACGTCCAGGCCGTGGTCACCACCGTCGACCTGGCGACCTGGTTGGCCGATGCGACCGGCGAGGAGGAGCTCGTCGAGCGAGGGCTCGGCGGCAGCGCGGACGACGAGCGCACCGTCGCCCAGGTCGCGGTGGGGCAGGTCGAATTCGCCGACGCCATCGTGCTCGCCGGACGTGCCGACGACCGGTGGAACCAGGTGCGCACCGAGGCAGTGATCGCCCGGCTCACGCCCAACGCGCCCGGCATGCACCTCGACGACCTGGACGTTTCCGCGCTGCTGGCCCAGGTGCCCGCCGACGCGCGCCGCGGCGAAGTCGACGGGCCGCAGGGGCAATTGCTGCGCGGGCAGCCGTCGCTGGAAACCGATGCCGGGGTGTCGGTGGTGCTCTTCGAGGAGCGCCGGCCGTTCCACCCGGAGCGGCTGCACCATGCGATCGACGTGCTGCTGGACGGCGTGGTACGCACCCGCGGCCGCGTCTGGGTCGCCAGCCAGCCGGACGTCGCGCTGTGGCTGGAGTCCGCGGGCGGTGGACTCGGCGTCGCGCACGCCGGGCCGTGGCTGACCGCGCTGGAGCCGGACCAGTGGGCCGACGTTTCGCCGGAACGGCAGGTGAGGGCCTCGCTGACCTGGGACGACTACTACGGCGACCGGATGCAGGAGCTGGTCGTGATCGTCCACGAGGCCAACCCGCAGGACATCGCCCACGCCCTGCGCCACGCCCTGCTCACCGACGACGAGCTCGCCGAGGGCGAGCGCGCGTGGGCGAGCTACGAGGACCCGTTCGGCGAGTGGCACACCGACCCGTGCGGCGACGACCCGGCGGAGACCACCGCGGACGCCACCGGCGAGACCGGCACCCGGTAG
- the rpmB gene encoding 50S ribosomal protein L28, with protein sequence MSIRCQVTGKKPGYGNQVSHSNHRTRRRWLPNVQRRRYWLPSENRWVRLRVSTKGMKTIEKRGIEAVVAEMRARGERI encoded by the coding sequence ATGTCCATCCGCTGCCAGGTGACCGGGAAGAAACCGGGCTACGGCAACCAGGTCTCCCACTCCAACCACCGCACTCGTCGCCGCTGGCTGCCCAACGTGCAACGGCGGCGCTACTGGCTGCCGTCCGAGAACCGCTGGGTCCGGCTGCGCGTGTCGACGAAGGGCATGAAGACGATCGAGAAGCGGGGCATCGAGGCCGTGGTGGCCGAGATGCGAGCGCGAGGGGAGCGCATCTGA
- the rpmG gene encoding 50S ribosomal protein L33 translates to MAKSTDVRPVIKLRSTAGTGFTYVTTKNRRNDPDRLVLRKYDPVARKHVEFREER, encoded by the coding sequence ATGGCCAAGAGCACCGACGTCCGCCCGGTGATCAAGCTGCGGTCCACGGCCGGCACCGGCTTCACCTACGTGACCACCAAGAACCGCCGGAACGACCCGGACCGCCTGGTCCTCCGCAAGTACGACCCGGTCGCCCGCAAGCACGTCGAATTCCGCGAAGAACGCTAG
- the rpsN gene encoding 30S ribosomal protein S14, with translation MAKKSKIARNEQRREIVARYAERRAELKKIIVAPGSSPEERDAAQRELQRQPRNASRVRLRNRDAVDGRPRGYFRKFGVSRVRLRELAHSGELPGVTKSSW, from the coding sequence GTGGCCAAGAAGTCCAAGATCGCGCGCAACGAGCAGCGCCGCGAGATCGTCGCCCGCTACGCCGAGCGGCGAGCCGAGCTGAAGAAGATCATCGTCGCCCCCGGGAGCAGCCCGGAGGAACGCGATGCCGCACAGCGCGAACTGCAGCGCCAGCCGCGCAACGCGAGCCGGGTGCGGCTGCGCAACCGCGACGCCGTCGACGGGAGGCCGCGCGGCTACTTCCGCAAGTTCGGCGTCTCCCGGGTGCGGCTGCGCGAGCTCGCGCACTCCGGCGAGCTGCCCGGCGTGACGAAGTCGAGTTGGTGA
- the rpsR gene encoding 30S ribosomal protein S18, protein MRNNDRRSVRRKPNLLQREGVVQVDWKDTSLLRKFISDRGKIRSHRVTGLTAQEQREVAKAIKNAREMALLPYPSNGRK, encoded by the coding sequence GTGCGCAACAACGACCGGCGCAGCGTCCGCCGCAAGCCCAACCTCCTCCAGCGCGAAGGCGTCGTCCAGGTGGACTGGAAGGACACCTCGCTGCTGCGCAAGTTCATCTCCGACCGGGGCAAGATCCGCTCCCACCGCGTCACCGGCCTGACCGCGCAGGAGCAGCGCGAGGTGGCGAAGGCGATCAAGAACGCCCGCGAGATGGCGCTCCTCCCCTACCCGTCGAACGGCCGCAAATGA
- the bluB gene encoding 5,6-dimethylbenzimidazole synthase: MTIAGRAPKLTDTAPAADLYDVINRRRDVRREFTGGELPDPVLRRVLTAAHSAPSVGLSQPWDFVLVRDDAIRRSFREHVLAERSVFAAQLDGERAETFAKIKVEGIVESSLGIAVTYDPNRGAPQVLGRHAIADAGLYSVCLAIQNLWLAATAEGLGVGWVSFYREEFLRRLLGIPQGMRPVAWLCVGPVRALADTPDLERHGWRQRLPLEQVVHYDKYGHGRNR, translated from the coding sequence ATGACGATCGCCGGACGAGCCCCGAAGCTGACCGACACCGCCCCCGCCGCCGACCTCTACGACGTGATCAACCGCCGCCGCGACGTGCGCCGGGAGTTCACCGGCGGCGAACTCCCCGACCCCGTGCTGCGCCGCGTGCTGACCGCCGCGCACAGCGCGCCCAGCGTCGGCCTGTCCCAACCGTGGGACTTCGTCCTGGTCCGCGACGACGCCATCCGCCGCTCCTTCCGCGAGCACGTGCTGGCCGAACGCAGCGTGTTCGCCGCCCAGCTCGACGGGGAACGCGCCGAGACCTTCGCCAAGATCAAGGTCGAGGGCATCGTGGAGTCCTCGCTGGGCATCGCCGTCACCTACGACCCGAACCGCGGCGCACCCCAGGTGCTCGGCCGCCACGCGATTGCCGACGCCGGCCTGTACTCGGTGTGCCTGGCCATCCAGAACCTGTGGCTGGCCGCCACCGCCGAAGGCCTGGGCGTCGGTTGGGTCAGCTTCTACCGCGAGGAGTTCCTCCGCCGCCTGCTGGGCATTCCGCAGGGGATGCGTCCGGTGGCATGGTTGTGCGTGGGACCGGTGCGGGCCCTGGCGGACACACCTGACCTGGAACGCCACGGCTGGCGGCAGCGGTTGCCGCTGGAGCAGGTTGTCCACTACGACAAGTACGGCCACGGTCGCAACCGGTAG
- a CDS encoding GGDEF domain-containing protein, producing MVGHLPAQDRHVRLLLDSGRFAEANAAFGELLAVGANHVDEQWNRPTVLVHRASVAWRLERIPLALELIAEGWTDLDVDRPEGAAAAHTISMLGYLLETIGHRGPALNLMALSVQIARNSGDQAALAHCLNREGNARVFRAITRPDESGAAQFALARDLFDESQALSKPGQVKRSALAGFARALAGVGDTAAAEQAALEALALGRAADDWFTTSVANWVLAVVRRDQGRLGEARTFASRALDGAETIRDTMLMMQFSLDLAAICEELSDPVGESAALRRTVAAGSTAVDVLQEGLGQALEQRRVAVQAQRMAVAAQEAALRDPLTGLTNRLGLERRAPMLLESTAAAGRVPWLLLLDVDWFKDVNDLAGHTAGDVVLQEVAQLLRRECRADDLLCRWAGDEFVVLLVDASEESRDAGPIVAERIRAAVHRHDWQLVLGRTTRPPTVSIGVAAGPANLEHLFAAADIALYRAKRGGRNRWEIDGDRPTADRPTAG from the coding sequence ATGGTCGGCCACCTGCCGGCCCAAGACCGCCACGTGCGGTTGTTGCTGGACTCCGGCCGTTTCGCCGAGGCCAACGCGGCGTTCGGCGAGCTGCTCGCGGTCGGGGCGAACCACGTCGACGAGCAGTGGAACCGGCCCACCGTGCTGGTGCACCGAGCCTCGGTGGCGTGGCGCTTGGAGCGCATCCCGCTCGCCCTGGAGCTGATCGCCGAGGGCTGGACCGACCTGGACGTGGACCGCCCCGAGGGCGCGGCGGCCGCCCACACCATCAGCATGCTCGGCTACCTGTTGGAGACGATCGGCCACCGCGGCCCGGCGCTGAACCTGATGGCGCTCTCGGTGCAGATCGCCCGCAACTCCGGCGACCAGGCGGCGCTGGCGCACTGCCTGAACAGGGAGGGCAACGCGCGGGTGTTCCGCGCCATCACCCGCCCGGACGAATCGGGGGCGGCGCAGTTCGCGTTGGCCCGCGACCTCTTCGACGAGTCGCAGGCGCTGTCCAAGCCGGGTCAGGTGAAGCGCTCGGCGCTGGCCGGTTTCGCGCGGGCGCTGGCCGGTGTCGGCGACACGGCAGCCGCAGAACAGGCCGCCCTGGAGGCGCTGGCGCTGGGGCGGGCCGCCGACGACTGGTTCACGACGTCGGTGGCGAACTGGGTGCTGGCGGTGGTGCGCCGCGACCAGGGCCGCCTGGGGGAGGCCCGGACGTTCGCCAGCCGCGCCCTGGACGGCGCCGAAACGATCCGCGACACCATGCTGATGATGCAGTTCTCCCTCGACCTGGCGGCGATCTGCGAGGAGCTGTCCGACCCGGTCGGTGAATCCGCCGCGCTGCGGCGAACGGTCGCCGCGGGCAGCACAGCCGTGGACGTGCTGCAGGAGGGCTTGGGGCAGGCCTTGGAGCAGCGCCGCGTGGCGGTTCAGGCGCAGCGCATGGCGGTGGCCGCGCAGGAAGCCGCGCTACGCGACCCGCTGACCGGTCTGACCAACCGACTCGGTCTGGAGCGGCGCGCGCCCATGCTGCTCGAGAGCACCGCCGCGGCCGGGCGGGTGCCGTGGCTGTTGCTGCTGGACGTGGACTGGTTCAAGGACGTCAACGACCTCGCGGGCCACACCGCGGGCGACGTCGTGCTCCAGGAAGTCGCGCAGCTGCTGCGCCGCGAATGCCGCGCCGACGACCTGCTCTGCCGGTGGGCCGGCGACGAGTTCGTGGTGCTGCTCGTCGACGCCTCCGAGGAATCCCGCGACGCCGGGCCGATCGTCGCCGAACGGATCCGCGCCGCGGTGCACCGGCACGACTGGCAGCTGGTGCTCGGGCGGACGACGAGGCCGCCGACGGTGAGCATCGGGGTCGCGGCGGGCCCGGCGAACCTAGAGCACCTGTTCGCCGCCGCCGACATCGCGCTGTACCGGGCGAAGCGGGGCGGGCGCAACCGCTGGGAGATCGACGGCGACCGGCCGACCGCGGACCGGCCGACCGCGGGTTGA
- a CDS encoding tetratricopeptide repeat protein, translating into MRSLRGQLLMECDELAEAQEECARAVAVAERAGHRRILASALEFQGKVMHALGEFDGAVGNFERSRRLNEELGRRRGMALQEYLMGKSFSGLGRHDEALEVLRAALERIAEFPEDKRTPGKIRVTAARAHQSLGQHEQAIALLQDAIATTRERQASFDLAEPLELLADSLAATGQPGSRDCLEEALAIYEQAQSPKAERVQRKLDRE; encoded by the coding sequence ATGCGGAGCCTGCGCGGGCAGCTGCTGATGGAGTGCGACGAGCTCGCCGAAGCGCAGGAGGAATGCGCGCGGGCCGTCGCCGTGGCGGAGCGAGCCGGGCATCGGCGGATCCTGGCTTCCGCACTGGAATTCCAGGGCAAGGTGATGCACGCGCTCGGCGAATTCGACGGAGCAGTCGGGAATTTCGAGCGGTCGCGGCGGCTCAACGAGGAGTTGGGGCGCCGTCGCGGCATGGCGCTGCAGGAATACCTGATGGGCAAGTCGTTTTCCGGGCTCGGCCGCCACGACGAGGCCCTGGAGGTGTTGCGGGCCGCCCTGGAGCGGATCGCGGAATTCCCCGAGGACAAGCGGACTCCTGGAAAGATCAGGGTCACCGCGGCTCGGGCGCACCAGTCGCTCGGCCAGCACGAGCAGGCCATCGCGCTGCTTCAGGACGCCATTGCCACGACTCGGGAGCGGCAGGCATCCTTCGACCTCGCCGAGCCGTTGGAACTGCTCGCCGACTCGCTGGCCGCGACCGGGCAGCCGGGCTCGCGGGACTGCCTGGAGGAGGCGCTGGCGATCTACGAGCAGGCGCAGAGCCCGAAGGCGGAGCGGGTGCAGCGCAAGCTCGATCGTGAGTGA
- a CDS encoding NB-ARC domain-containing protein, translating to MGNENSGSVRNLVQIGAVHGDVHFREEQVPPGQLSAEPVNFVDREPERETLDALLAERRGARAGCVVISGINGVGKSALGTYWSYRVIGAFEDGQVVFDFDLGRRSLDEAAEHCLRSLGVDGDRIPLATDDKIVLLRSRTKGRKLLFFFDDVADLGEIEKLLPASADSLVLCTAREDAADLVPDGVRPIRLSALEPPHALDYLRRNGLRARVDAEPAAAAELVDQCGGLPIALRVVAGLLQRRVSWSIARAVRELSGRRRRHFHKVFSALDLAVGELQATEKELYAWLGVFPGPVFSTRAVAALADLAEIDAESRLAELHRTCLVEENDQEQYLLHDLVDEHASSEAVRALGAAKRDDALRRLVGWYRLQGAFADRMVMEPSRLRVVDDDVAGENPFATREEALEWLERERINLLGIVRLAEESGLRVDVIALCDGPLWALHNQHKHYSDTLGLWNWPSGAHGRSRIPSRSPGCGACAGSC from the coding sequence ATGGGCAACGAGAACAGCGGTTCGGTGCGCAACCTCGTGCAGATCGGGGCCGTTCACGGCGACGTGCACTTCCGCGAGGAGCAGGTGCCGCCGGGGCAGCTGTCTGCGGAGCCGGTCAACTTCGTCGATCGGGAGCCGGAGCGCGAAACGCTCGACGCGCTTTTGGCCGAGCGGCGCGGTGCTCGGGCCGGGTGCGTGGTGATCAGCGGGATCAACGGGGTCGGCAAGAGCGCGCTGGGCACTTACTGGTCGTACCGGGTGATCGGGGCGTTCGAGGACGGGCAGGTGGTGTTCGACTTCGACCTCGGGCGGCGGAGTCTCGACGAGGCCGCCGAGCACTGCTTGCGTTCGCTGGGCGTTGACGGTGACCGGATCCCGCTGGCGACGGACGACAAGATCGTCCTGTTGCGCAGCAGGACCAAGGGCCGGAAGCTGCTGTTCTTCTTCGACGACGTGGCCGACCTGGGGGAGATCGAGAAGTTGCTGCCCGCCTCGGCGGACAGCCTCGTGCTGTGCACGGCCCGAGAAGATGCCGCCGACCTGGTTCCGGACGGGGTTCGCCCGATTCGGCTGAGCGCGCTCGAGCCGCCGCATGCCCTCGACTACCTGCGGCGGAACGGGCTGCGGGCGCGGGTCGACGCCGAGCCCGCCGCTGCGGCGGAGCTCGTGGATCAGTGCGGCGGGCTGCCGATCGCGTTGCGCGTCGTCGCCGGTCTGTTGCAGCGGCGGGTGTCTTGGAGCATCGCGCGGGCGGTTCGGGAGCTCTCCGGCCGGCGGCGGAGGCACTTCCACAAGGTCTTCTCGGCCCTGGACCTCGCGGTCGGGGAGCTCCAGGCGACCGAGAAGGAACTGTACGCGTGGCTGGGTGTGTTCCCGGGCCCCGTGTTCTCGACCCGGGCGGTGGCGGCGTTAGCCGATCTCGCTGAGATCGACGCCGAATCCCGTCTCGCCGAGCTGCACAGGACTTGTCTGGTGGAAGAGAACGATCAAGAGCAGTACCTGCTCCACGACCTCGTGGACGAGCACGCCTCCTCCGAAGCCGTCCGGGCGCTCGGCGCCGCGAAGCGCGACGACGCGCTACGGCGCCTCGTCGGTTGGTATCGGTTGCAGGGCGCCTTCGCCGACCGGATGGTGATGGAGCCGAGCCGCCTGCGCGTCGTGGACGACGACGTCGCCGGGGAAAATCCCTTCGCCACTCGGGAAGAAGCGCTGGAGTGGCTGGAGCGGGAGCGAATCAACCTGCTCGGCATAGTTCGGTTGGCAGAAGAAAGTGGTTTGCGTGTAGACGTGATCGCGCTCTGCGACGGTCCATTATGGGCGCTGCACAACCAGCATAAGCATTATTCCGACACGTTGGGGCTTTGGAACTGGCCATCAGGTGCGCACGGGAGATCGAGGATCCCGTCGCGGAGTCCCGGATGCGGAGCCTGCGCGGGCAGCTGCTGA
- a CDS encoding Imm1 family immunity protein, with protein MTWRSPIRSCQGGNRCWSRYALWASVASASLRLEQVREAIAEYCRTGVRPTCVQWQPGKWY; from the coding sequence TTGACCTGGCGAAGCCCGATCAGGTCGTGTCAAGGGGGCAACCGCTGCTGGTCACGGTACGCCTTGTGGGCAAGTGTTGCCTCAGCCTCGTTGCGACTAGAGCAGGTACGCGAGGCCATCGCCGAGTACTGCCGCACCGGAGTGCGGCCGACGTGCGTGCAGTGGCAGCCTGGCAAGTGGTACTGA
- a CDS encoding tyrosine-type recombinase/integrase, with protein MEGTAWEGLHPHAFRRLIATELDGQALTAHEIADYLGHEQVSMTQDAYMKRGIVSSPAAEALANMQLEG; from the coding sequence GTGGAGGGCACGGCTTGGGAGGGGCTGCACCCGCACGCCTTCCGGCGCCTGATCGCCACGGAGCTAGACGGGCAGGCGCTGACCGCGCATGAGATCGCCGATTACCTCGGTCACGAGCAGGTCAGCATGACCCAGGACGCGTACATGAAACGGGGGATCGTCAGTAGCCCGGCAGCCGAAGCGCTGGCAAACATGCAGCTCGAGGGCTGA
- the pdxR gene encoding MocR-like pyridoxine biosynthesis transcription factor PdxR — protein MDKQTNSTHSEFPADVLVPLDRSAPRRLREQVEHGLRAAVQDGRLAAGTLLPPSRALAGDLGVSRSVIVEAYRNLIADGYLVARRGSGTRVRDVAPADSIEPLSAPTAAARFVGGLPDTGTFPRREWYRHYRAALAGTPECRLTYPDPQGAPELRAALAGYLGRVRGVRTAPETMVITTGFTQALVLLCRVLRARGAKRIAVEDPCFAFHRRAVERTGIHVVPAPVDDDGIDVAWLREQQVAAVLVAPAHSYPTGAVLSPQRRGELVRWAQRHDVLVIEDDYDAEFRYDRAPAGAVQGLDPEHVVYAGGASKTLSPALRLGWAAVPKSLVSDLVQEKFFDDMGSGLLEQLALARLVEDGGFTRHLRRVRPIYRGRRDAALKALAAHFPEATPTGAAAGRHVYVRLPPGTDENGLLDDARARGALVEGAAQHWADPERAAPAFVLGYGRFAEHALPGLIAAIAAAHRSRNSRQQS, from the coding sequence ATGGACAAGCAGACCAATTCAACGCATTCGGAGTTCCCGGCAGATGTGTTGGTGCCGCTCGATCGATCCGCTCCGCGTCGGCTTCGGGAGCAGGTCGAGCACGGGTTGCGCGCGGCGGTCCAGGACGGGCGCCTGGCAGCCGGCACGCTGCTGCCGCCGTCCCGTGCGTTGGCCGGCGATCTCGGGGTCTCCCGCAGCGTGATCGTCGAGGCGTACCGGAACCTGATCGCCGATGGCTACCTGGTGGCGCGTCGCGGATCGGGCACGCGGGTTCGCGACGTCGCGCCTGCCGACAGCATCGAGCCGCTTTCGGCACCGACGGCGGCGGCTCGGTTCGTCGGCGGACTGCCCGACACCGGGACCTTCCCCAGGCGGGAGTGGTACCGGCACTACCGGGCCGCACTCGCCGGCACACCGGAGTGCAGGCTCACCTACCCGGATCCGCAAGGCGCGCCCGAGCTCCGGGCCGCGCTGGCCGGTTATCTCGGTCGCGTGCGAGGAGTCCGCACGGCACCCGAGACGATGGTCATCACGACCGGATTCACACAGGCGCTCGTGCTCCTCTGCCGCGTCCTGCGCGCCCGCGGGGCCAAGCGGATCGCGGTCGAGGACCCGTGCTTCGCCTTCCACCGCAGGGCAGTCGAAAGGACGGGCATCCACGTGGTCCCCGCGCCCGTCGACGACGACGGGATCGACGTGGCCTGGCTGCGCGAGCAGCAGGTCGCTGCGGTGCTGGTCGCACCGGCGCACTCCTACCCGACAGGTGCGGTCCTGAGCCCGCAGCGGCGCGGGGAACTGGTGCGGTGGGCCCAGCGCCACGACGTCCTGGTCATCGAGGACGACTACGACGCGGAGTTCCGCTACGACCGCGCTCCGGCAGGCGCGGTCCAGGGGCTCGACCCCGAGCACGTCGTTTACGCAGGTGGGGCAAGCAAGACGTTGAGTCCCGCGCTGCGGCTCGGTTGGGCCGCCGTGCCCAAGTCCCTGGTGAGTGATCTCGTCCAGGAGAAGTTCTTCGACGACATGGGGTCGGGGCTGCTGGAGCAGCTCGCGCTCGCGCGGTTGGTCGAGGACGGCGGATTCACCCGGCACCTGCGGCGGGTCCGCCCGATCTACCGCGGTCGGCGGGATGCGGCGCTCAAGGCTCTTGCAGCGCACTTTCCCGAAGCCACACCGACCGGTGCGGCGGCGGGTCGGCACGTCTACGTCCGCCTGCCACCAGGCACCGACGAGAACGGGCTGCTCGACGACGCGCGCGCACGAGGTGCGCTGGTGGAGGGCGCCGCCCAGCACTGGGCCGACCCCGAGCGGGCCGCACCCGCGTTCGTGCTCGGCTACGGGCGGTTCGCCGAGCACGCCCTCCCTGGTCTCATCGCCGCAATCGCAGCGGCCCACCGCTCGCGGAACTCGAGGCAGCAGTCCTGA
- a CDS encoding amidohydrolase — MLITNVRPWGGQASDIEIQDGRISAVTPHSPQATSADSVDGRGRLALPSFSDVHCHLDSTRLGLPFRPHTGSPGIWPMVMNDRENWRDAEWSVAERATFTLRRMIEQGTTRVRSYAQIDADCGLERFEGVLAAKEAHRDRCDVEIIAFPQAGLLREDGVPQLIDEALASGAAVVGGIDPCTLDRDPVRHLDVLFGLAEKHQAPIDVHLHEPGELGVFSVDLILERTRALGMAGQVTISHAYSLGSVSEATTRRLIAEFAELDISMATVAPARHHSLPLTELTVAGVRVGLGEDGQRDYWSPYGNADMLDRTWQLSFTNQFRADELIEHCYAVASRGGASILDRSLPRLASVADRPGLAVGDQADLLLVDGETVASAVMDRGRDRTVIHNGRVVADGGALTA; from the coding sequence ATGCTGATCACCAACGTCCGCCCGTGGGGCGGCCAGGCCTCGGACATCGAGATCCAGGACGGCCGGATCAGCGCCGTTACCCCGCACTCCCCGCAGGCCACGAGCGCCGACTCGGTCGACGGCCGCGGGCGGCTCGCCCTGCCCTCGTTCTCCGACGTCCACTGCCACCTCGACTCGACCCGGCTGGGCCTGCCGTTCCGGCCGCACACCGGCAGCCCGGGGATCTGGCCGATGGTCATGAACGACCGCGAGAACTGGCGCGACGCAGAGTGGAGCGTCGCCGAACGGGCCACCTTCACGCTCCGCCGCATGATCGAGCAGGGCACGACCAGGGTGCGCAGCTACGCCCAGATCGACGCGGACTGCGGGCTGGAGCGCTTCGAAGGGGTGCTGGCCGCGAAGGAGGCGCACCGCGACCGCTGCGACGTCGAGATCATCGCGTTCCCGCAGGCAGGCCTGCTGCGGGAGGACGGCGTCCCGCAGCTGATCGACGAGGCGCTGGCCTCGGGGGCTGCCGTGGTCGGCGGCATCGACCCCTGCACGCTCGACCGCGACCCGGTGCGCCACCTGGACGTCCTGTTCGGACTGGCGGAGAAGCACCAGGCGCCGATCGACGTCCACCTGCACGAGCCCGGCGAGCTCGGGGTGTTCTCGGTCGACCTGATCCTGGAGCGCACCCGCGCGCTCGGCATGGCGGGGCAGGTCACCATCTCCCACGCCTACAGCCTCGGCAGCGTCTCGGAGGCCACCACCCGGCGGCTGATCGCGGAGTTCGCCGAGCTGGACATCTCGATGGCCACCGTCGCGCCCGCGCGGCACCACTCGCTGCCGCTCACCGAGCTCACCGTCGCCGGGGTCCGGGTCGGGCTGGGCGAGGACGGCCAGCGCGACTACTGGTCGCCGTACGGCAACGCCGACATGCTCGACCGCACGTGGCAGCTCTCGTTCACCAACCAGTTCCGCGCCGACGAGCTCATCGAGCACTGCTACGCGGTGGCTTCCCGCGGCGGTGCGTCGATCCTCGACCGCTCGCTGCCGCGGCTGGCGTCGGTCGCCGACCGCCCCGGGCTCGCCGTCGGTGACCAGGCCGACCTGCTGCTGGTCGACGGCGAAACCGTTGCCTCCGCCGTGATGGACCGCGGCCGCGACCGGACGGTGATCCACAACGGCCGCGTGGTCGCCGACGGCGGGGCGTTGACCGCGTAA